In a single window of the Candidatus Nezhaarchaeales archaeon genome:
- a CDS encoding ATP-binding protein, producing MWKLLFSPEPKRCKKDLYDFEGELNALKEYLGQPLVVVTGLRRTGKTSLILTALEEFKVPYVFFDLRSAATSRRDLYALISHGLTGFLSKASKWGRLREVGTRFLKLVRGISISGVTVELSWGRDRPLLSEVLKALNEVGEERGEKIVIVFDELQRASGHASITLQNVIAYAYDHLRNLSFILSGSEMGVLYRFLKDSEAPLYGRAYLEVKTRRLSREESIDFLSRGFEEVGFKINVDEVEEAVNRLNGIIGWLTYYGYSKVTRGKELEEIWSEAVETAKRELENFLGYRASKNRYRTVLKLLSQGVKDWKRLKISLENLEGKNLSDRVLYDILHTLKKHAIIDEQKEFQDPLMREAAKAL from the coding sequence GTGTGGAAGTTGCTGTTTAGCCCCGAGCCGAAGAGATGTAAGAAGGACCTCTACGACTTTGAAGGGGAACTTAACGCGCTTAAGGAGTACCTCGGGCAACCGCTCGTGGTCGTTACCGGGTTGAGGAGGACTGGGAAGACCTCTCTAATCCTCACCGCCCTCGAGGAGTTTAAAGTCCCATACGTATTCTTCGATTTAAGGTCTGCGGCGACGTCGAGGAGGGACTTATACGCGCTTATCTCTCACGGGTTAACGGGCTTCCTCTCCAAGGCGTCTAAGTGGGGAAGGCTCCGCGAGGTTGGAACAAGGTTCCTTAAACTCGTTAGAGGGATATCGATCTCAGGGGTTACCGTCGAGTTGTCTTGGGGCCGCGACAGGCCGTTATTAAGCGAGGTCCTTAAGGCTTTAAACGAGGTTGGCGAGGAGCGAGGCGAGAAGATCGTAATAGTCTTCGACGAGCTTCAAAGGGCTTCGGGGCATGCCTCCATTACGCTGCAGAACGTAATCGCCTACGCCTACGACCATCTAAGGAACCTCTCCTTCATACTTTCGGGCTCCGAAATGGGTGTCCTCTACAGGTTCCTAAAGGACTCTGAAGCACCCCTATACGGTAGGGCTTACTTAGAGGTTAAAACGAGGAGGCTATCTAGGGAGGAGTCGATCGACTTTTTAAGTAGGGGTTTTGAGGAGGTCGGGTTTAAGATTAACGTGGACGAAGTCGAGGAAGCCGTTAACAGGTTGAACGGCATTATAGGGTGGCTTACCTACTACGGGTACTCGAAGGTAACACGCGGGAAGGAGCTCGAGGAGATATGGAGCGAAGCCGTGGAGACCGCGAAGCGCGAGCTAGAAAACTTCTTAGGCTATAGAGCAAGCAAGAATAGGTATAGAACGGTTTTAAAGCTGCTTTCACAAGGGGTGAAGGATTGGAAGAGGCTTAAGATAAGCCTAGAGAACCTAGAAGGGAAAAACTTAAGTGATAGGGTCCTCTACGACATTCTCCACACCCTTAAAAAACATGCGATAATAGATGAGCAAAAAGAGTTCCAGGACCCGCTTATGAGGGAAGCGGCAAAGGCCTTATGA
- a CDS encoding DUF401 family protein, producing MSVAAFVIVLAVLIVMIVKGVDVWLALLAASILMTVAMDPLKLPLTFTATVGDEMTWFLVAMSTLIALLAESYRRANLTDELGRGLSKALRSSKLGMIAVSAVMGLLPVAGGALMSAPVVGALGNAAGFTSVNSAVANVWFRHTLILIYPISDIIVLASSLSGVPLEDILVRQVLVAAMLTVLGYVVILRGAVKLEHLKPGLQRKTLIASAAPLLTALGAALTVRYTVNPLLMPLGVAVGVLTIGLMRGVKAIIASFKSWRVYSIALASFTAMSLKYSLELSGASRALVSVLPKDVNALLIVSVLPFIVGFLAGSVTVALTIGMSLALGVGSVNPFTVNVAYIASFLGYLASPAHLCLVYTAEYFEVPLFKLYRKLVPLVVTSLALSVMILVVVEPLI from the coding sequence ATGAGTGTAGCGGCCTTCGTAATTGTACTCGCCGTGCTTATCGTCATGATTGTGAAAGGCGTGGATGTTTGGTTAGCGCTTCTAGCCGCCAGCATACTGATGACCGTCGCCATGGATCCCTTAAAGCTACCGTTAACGTTCACCGCTACGGTCGGCGACGAGATGACGTGGTTCCTAGTCGCGATGTCCACGCTGATAGCGCTATTAGCGGAATCGTATAGGAGGGCTAACTTAACGGATGAGCTTGGACGCGGGCTTTCAAAGGCTTTAAGGAGCTCTAAGCTAGGTATGATTGCCGTCTCAGCTGTTATGGGCCTCCTACCAGTAGCCGGTGGAGCCTTAATGTCGGCTCCGGTCGTAGGAGCGCTTGGAAACGCTGCTGGCTTCACTTCTGTTAACTCCGCCGTAGCAAACGTTTGGTTTAGGCATACGCTTATACTTATTTATCCGATAAGCGATATCATAGTGTTAGCCTCCTCCCTAAGCGGTGTCCCGCTCGAGGATATATTGGTTAGACAGGTCTTAGTCGCAGCTATGTTAACCGTGCTCGGCTACGTAGTAATACTGCGGGGCGCCGTGAAGCTCGAACACTTAAAGCCTGGCCTACAGCGTAAAACCCTAATAGCTTCGGCGGCTCCACTCCTTACGGCTCTTGGAGCGGCTTTAACGGTTCGTTATACGGTGAACCCCCTACTAATGCCGTTAGGCGTAGCCGTAGGAGTCTTAACGATAGGTTTAATGCGCGGCGTTAAAGCCATTATCGCCTCATTTAAGAGTTGGAGGGTCTACTCGATAGCCTTAGCGAGCTTCACCGCGATGTCATTAAAGTACTCGTTGGAGTTAAGCGGAGCTAGCCGGGCCTTGGTATCAGTGCTACCTAAGGATGTGAACGCGTTATTAATCGTAAGCGTACTCCCATTCATTGTAGGCTTCCTCGCTGGCTCCGTGACCGTGGCACTCACCATCGGGATGTCGCTAGCGCTTGGAGTAGGCTCCGTTAACCCCTTCACTGTGAACGTAGCTTACATCGCCTCCTTCCTAGGCTATCTAGCTTCACCAGCTCACCTTTGCTTAGTCTACACCGCTGAGTATTTTGAGGTACCGCTTTTCAAGCTCTACAGGAAGCTCGTACCGCTAGTAGTTACGTCGCTAGCTTTAAGCGTAATGATCTTAGTAGTTGTGGAACCACTAATTTAA
- a CDS encoding type II toxin-antitoxin system VapC family toxin yields MRVIDSSTLIKYFTREEGWEKAREVVLEGVVTLDLAIKEVANALWKKVVKGDLSYEAAVEILKDLVEERPLPIADQNRYLIDAFKASTKYGITIYDALFIVLSKERNQELATSDVKQVRIARELGLKAILV; encoded by the coding sequence GTGAGAGTCATTGACTCATCAACTTTGATCAAATACTTCACACGCGAGGAAGGATGGGAGAAAGCTAGAGAGGTCGTCTTAGAAGGCGTGGTAACGCTGGATCTAGCGATAAAAGAGGTGGCGAACGCGTTATGGAAGAAAGTTGTAAAAGGAGATCTGAGTTATGAAGCCGCGGTAGAAATCCTTAAGGATCTGGTGGAAGAGAGGCCTCTACCAATTGCAGACCAAAATAGATATCTGATCGACGCGTTTAAGGCCTCGACGAAGTACGGGATAACAATATACGACGCGTTATTCATAGTTCTCTCGAAGGAGAGAAACCAGGAGCTAGCGACAAGCGACGTTAAGCAAGTGAGGATAGCGAGGGAGCTAGGACTAAAAGCCATATTGGTATAA
- a CDS encoding 4Fe-4S binding protein has protein sequence MISEARLTEKVKLFASSLNVSLVGIASVERLMEAPEGYRPTDYLPDARSVISIGIPLNEYVVRMLPKSRREYVLNYNVVNAKLDAAAYSIASFVEAELGYAAIPFPASSPYDTDKQAGDISHKHVAVAAGLGRFGLSNLVITERYGPRVRFTSIVTNAPLESDPLIEGDLCDQCKTCIEACPSGALKDPVYDPLRGRSIDKLSCYSYMAKTLKGLQCGICVKACLDHMLAKRSK, from the coding sequence GTGATAAGCGAAGCGAGGCTAACTGAAAAGGTGAAGCTATTCGCTTCAAGCTTGAACGTATCCCTCGTAGGGATAGCCTCTGTTGAAAGGCTTATGGAGGCCCCCGAAGGATATAGGCCTACGGACTACCTACCCGATGCGCGAAGCGTAATATCCATCGGTATACCCCTAAACGAGTACGTCGTAAGGATGCTTCCAAAAAGCCGAAGGGAGTACGTATTAAACTACAACGTAGTAAACGCTAAGTTAGATGCTGCAGCTTACAGCATAGCTTCCTTTGTGGAGGCGGAGCTAGGGTACGCCGCTATACCCTTCCCCGCCAGCTCCCCGTACGATACGGATAAGCAAGCTGGCGATATTTCACATAAACACGTAGCCGTAGCCGCCGGATTAGGTAGGTTCGGCTTAAGTAACCTCGTTATAACCGAGAGGTACGGGCCTAGGGTACGCTTTACCTCCATAGTTACCAACGCGCCACTAGAAAGCGACCCCCTTATTGAAGGCGACCTCTGCGATCAATGTAAAACGTGTATTGAAGCTTGCCCAAGCGGTGCGCTTAAGGATCCCGTATACGACCCTTTAAGGGGACGCTCCATCGACAAGTTGAGCTGCTACTCGTACATGGCTAAAACCCTTAAAGGGCTTCAGTGCGGTATATGCGTTAAAGCATGCCTAGATCATATGCTCGCTAAACGGTCAAAATGA
- a CDS encoding sodium:solute symporter family protein, with protein MEGLRMVDPLLLVTVIAVYFGSMALIAHYGRLKTGPGVEEYYIAGRKATGVVAALTYAATTYSVFMMVGLVGLTYAYGVGALGFELTYLLATVLLLTIFAPRFWVAGRKWGYITPTQLLADRYRSRSVGIVATIICLAFLIPYMSIQGMGSAYLLEELSGGVMPYAVGLTVVIALISICALWGGFRGVAWTDSVQGIIMLVTSLYLLFYLLYAYLGGWTGFVNIMESRYPALLSVPGPGFFSFPKFLELTVPWFFFALTNPQVSQRLFVSRSVSSLKVMVVGFFIFGFLYTMITVTLGLMARALGVEARPPDRAMPIILGTMVPPPLALIVMLGILSAGVTTVDSILLSLGSMVGRDVYASLSRKPSEKVEMRIGYVVILIEALLIWIFAMQRPGLISLLAVMSSGCLLAQLPAIVGAFFWRRGTAAGALTSMVIGGVTTSLLYYYGLSPMGFGPPIWGLAFTAAIYVLVSLVSERPATADAFIEEVEKGVREAIFKEEKG; from the coding sequence GTGGAAGGGTTAAGGATGGTGGACCCACTACTCCTCGTAACCGTTATAGCTGTTTACTTCGGCTCGATGGCGTTAATCGCGCACTACGGCAGGTTGAAGACCGGCCCGGGCGTTGAAGAATACTACATAGCCGGAAGGAAGGCAACGGGCGTCGTAGCCGCCTTAACCTACGCCGCTACAACTTACAGCGTGTTCATGATGGTTGGACTGGTAGGTTTAACCTACGCTTACGGCGTCGGAGCCTTAGGCTTCGAGCTTACCTACCTTCTAGCAACCGTCCTCCTACTAACAATCTTCGCCCCAAGGTTTTGGGTAGCGGGTAGAAAGTGGGGCTATATTACTCCAACCCAACTCTTAGCGGATCGATATCGGAGTAGAAGCGTAGGTATTGTTGCCACCATCATATGCCTCGCCTTCCTCATCCCGTACATGTCCATCCAGGGGATGGGCTCAGCCTACCTACTCGAAGAGTTATCGGGTGGAGTAATGCCTTACGCGGTCGGTTTAACCGTAGTTATAGCTTTAATATCGATCTGCGCCCTCTGGGGCGGCTTTAGGGGTGTAGCGTGGACCGACTCGGTCCAAGGGATTATCATGCTCGTTACCTCCCTTTACCTGCTATTCTACCTTTTATACGCCTACCTAGGCGGATGGACTGGCTTCGTAAACATCATGGAGTCTAGATACCCCGCGCTACTATCCGTCCCCGGGCCTGGCTTCTTCTCGTTCCCGAAGTTCTTGGAGCTCACCGTTCCATGGTTCTTCTTCGCCTTAACCAATCCTCAGGTTTCACAACGCCTCTTCGTTTCAAGATCCGTAAGCTCCTTAAAGGTTATGGTGGTCGGCTTCTTCATCTTCGGCTTCCTCTACACGATGATCACGGTGACGCTCGGCCTTATGGCTAGAGCCCTAGGAGTTGAAGCTCGACCTCCGGATAGGGCTATGCCTATCATCCTCGGTACCATGGTGCCTCCTCCGTTAGCCCTCATAGTTATGCTGGGAATACTTTCAGCCGGCGTTACAACCGTTGACTCCATATTATTATCGCTTGGATCCATGGTTGGAAGGGATGTCTACGCCTCCTTAAGCAGGAAGCCTTCGGAAAAAGTTGAAATGAGGATAGGGTACGTCGTGATACTTATCGAGGCGCTTTTAATCTGGATTTTCGCAATGCAAAGGCCGGGTTTAATATCGCTTTTAGCCGTTATGTCCTCCGGATGTCTCCTAGCGCAGCTACCAGCCATCGTAGGCGCCTTCTTCTGGAGGAGAGGTACAGCCGCGGGGGCGCTAACCAGCATGGTTATTGGAGGCGTAACCACGAGCCTCCTTTACTACTATGGACTGTCGCCGATGGGCTTCGGCCCTCCGATCTGGGGCCTCGCGTTTACCGCTGCGATCTACGTACTCGTTAGCCTAGTGAGCGAACGCCCAGCGACCGCAGACGCATTCATCGAGGAGGTTGAAAAGGGTGTTAGAGAGGCTATTTTCAAGGAGGAAAAGGGTTGA